A stretch of DNA from Maniola hyperantus chromosome 14, iAphHyp1.2, whole genome shotgun sequence:
attttagttagcGCAATTCGATATAACAATGATTAAAATGTACGTAAGTAAGGCCGCGATCagacctgtaagttttacttacgttACGTTACCTTGACAAAGTATTGACAGAAAATTTACAAGGTAAATTTACTTAAAACAatgtttacaatttacattacTAAATATTCGTAAGTTAATCATATGAGCTACTACAGGTGTATCCGCGAGGAAAATATGGCTATGTGATTGCATATTATTTTGACATGAATCaatgaaaataatttctaaGAAACAATGTTCGATGATTAATTAGATTTTGCGTTTTTGCGTTTTTGCGTTTTTGCAAATTGTAATGATAATAGACCACTTATTACACAACtatttagatacctattagAGATATGTGTATATAGTAATTAGTTTTCCCTTTCACGGTTTgctgtttttagttttttgtacTAGTTTCGTtataatttgaaataataacTGGTAAAGCATTAGTTTAACGGTATAATTACTTATTGTAAATCTAATTTCCTGTTTACCGAAATAATTACACGTGAATTTGATCTACATAAtgtatttaacaaaaaataactacgctaaaaataaataaaaatcactctaaaaccatcttcgcattattgtctttctaatgaaaccggtttggggcacatcgtcGATTGAATGGTTTCAAAGTATATAACGGACAacggtagaaacatttttggtGTTTTGATGACACATGAAAGTCAAAATCATGttgtacaatattattatgatgcatATTAATTTATGCGCATGCTTCACAATTCACAATAGCAGTAATGGACAGTAGAAATTGCAAACGTTTATGTTTTTGTGGAGATACTTAATGTTTTTGgtttcataataaaaaaaaccggctaaatgcgagtcaggctagctcaccgagggttccgtaatacagtcgtttttttcgatattttgcatgataattcgaaaactatgatgcctaaaaataaataaaacctgttttagaatgcacaggtgaagccctttcatatgatacctcgaaaattaaaaatactaattaatagttaaaagtacaacaataatttaattttttgtgtgtgatgtaaccacaaattcacggttttcagatttttccccttacgtctgctataggatctacctacctgccaaattttatgattctaggtcaacgggaagtaccttgtaggtttcttgacagacagacagacaacaaagttgtatagaagcaggcgttactttgcggaagtccatgatataaaatgaaccaaaagcttaatttgctgtaatccgctgaaacaggtcgaatctgtatgatttaAAAACACACAAATCCtaaaaacacactcgacgcacgtttcgccccgacaccggagcatcatcagtggattacagcaaattaagcttttggttcattgtagacaacaaagttatcctataagggttccgtttttccttatgaggtacggaaccctaaaaacatgtgTTATAAAAATGTTCATAATAAACTCGTTTACGGTTTATAAGTTGTAAACCACCAACGTGGAACAGTTTAAATATAACAAGACTTTTAATAGAGCGAGGTTAATTAATAAATCTTAGACGCTGTATTTCTTGTGCTTGCAATCTTTATTGAGCAATTTTGTCTAGATACGTTAACAGTTAAGAGTATATAGgagtatatatacctatttatatggATTTGTTTTTAAGGtcccgtacctcagaaggaataAGGGAACCCTTaggataggatcacttcgttgtctgtctgtctgtcgttccTTAAGGTatgtacttccagttgaccacTTATCATGAAAGacaggtagatagatagatagatagatagaaatactttattgcacacaaaaatattaataactattacaaaaaaactaaaactaaaaaataattgtatgcaaaggcggccttattgctcacagcaatctctaccaggcaacctttggagaaaggagaaactaggtgtgtaggatagtacttacacgcaatacagaaaaatgaagtagtataatattatataatataattaactatttcagtaatacatacataactatcatacatatacataactattataaatatcaatatatatacaatccataatagaaatacatatatatatatatataactacatacctacatatattataaaagacatACATATAATACCTATGATGGAATAAATTGACTAttatggcatcgataagtatagttctttaagACGATTTTTGAATATGGGCAAGGATTTCGAATCCCGGATATTTTTGGGCAGAGCATTCCACAGTTGTACAACATATACTGTAAAAGATTTCCCGTAGAATTTTGTGCAGCTACGTGGGGTTTGGAGTTTGTTATCTGTGGATGAGCGTAAATTCCTGTCGCGATAGGCAGCACCAAGAAAAGTGAAGCGATCTTTAAGGTACGAAGGAGTGTGGGGAGCATAGAGGATAGAGAAGAGTAAGGTGAGTGCGTGGAAATCCCGACGCCGTCTAATTGTCAACCATTTAAGGCGCGTACGGTATTCGGTGATGTGGTCAAATTTCCTTAGTCCATAAATAAATCGAATGCAAAGGTTTTGCAACCGCTCCAACTacaaggtaggtaggttttatagcacaagtaaaggaaaaattcaaaaccgtgaatttgtggttacatcacaaataataattcaaattcGAATAATAATTTACGAAACCACATCATAGGTGGCGTTGTCCGGTGATTAAGCTTGCACCAGGTCAGGAGTGCACGTCGGGCTAGGTGTgggattaaaaagtgttatttcttgtatggtTTTGTTTGGTATTTCgttatggtacggaaccttcgtgtgcgagtccaattcgcacttgaccctttgtttttgtgtagtgtgtgtgtttttttgtaGTAGTCCTAATAAAGAGGAACAATTCCATCATACAAATAGGATTTTCAATGAAAGCTCTCAGTGGATTTAatttcttccgacatcttgAACAGTTATCATCATATtcaaacaaattaacacaaaacaataataaactatgcgtataaaccttcctcttgaatcactattTATTGATGAAAAACGCATTAAAATCCGATGCGTACTTTGAATGTTTTGTATATCTAGCAAATATGTAGCTGCAATTAATTACTCTTGATGGAATAAGTTAAAGTGGAATTGAAGTATAGGCGTAAAatttaggcgcgttgggcgtTTTACGATGcaagaaaatccaaaaaaacactgttttttcatagttttaagtttttacttcTGTCAgcacttaatttaaattttttagggttctatacctcaaaaggaaaataggaacccttataggattactttgttgtctgtccgtctgtctgtcgtgtctgtcaagaacacctatagggtacttcccgttgacctagaatcatgaaatttggcaagtaggctGTGCTTtgcggtgcgaggttgccatctagcaccttgggaccccaacatctatcagtTTTTTGTATTATGTCCCCTGCCCAATGCCACTTTTCGCAATCCCAtcgttgagctatatcgatTGCTCtggttctacggatctcctcatttctgatttgatcaccaaactccaagcatagctctctccatcgcccgctgagtgactctgagctttcttttcgaggcccatagttagcgacacCATTCATAGCTAGGCCCATAGTTCGGATCCGTAATTTTTTTGGACGTGACATCCCGAAACATCTTCACTTCGTGCCGCCAATTAAATCGATAGATCACTATTGCGCAGGCACAAAGTTAGCAAAGTTTACGTGAAACAAACTCACCTGATATTCATCGTCGACAGCGGAGTCAAAGGTCTCCCTCAGCCTCGCTTCGCCTCGCGCGTCGGCTTTCGCTGCCAACTGCTTCTCTCGGAGCGACGTCCGCCGCACCGACCGCACTCTAAACAAACAATACTGCTGTTGAATGCCTCTTAAAATGACGAAATTGTTGGTtgaattgtgtaagaaaaacgtattgaTCGTCATCGTAATCGGTAACAAATTCTGCCTcgtgattggctgtgaaaaaatataaactacGAATCAAttaatcaaagggcagaatttgctgtCAATTACGATTgctgtctatcggttttacgaaatatgtgccctgtccattgccacttcagcttcgcaatccgttgagctatgtcggttactctagttctcctacggatcccctcatttctgatttgaccacGTAGACATTCCaatcatagctctctccatcgcccgctgagtgactgagctttcttatgaggcccatagtttgCTTATATGTGAGAACGTTGATGCAGAAGCGTGATCACGAGCTAATATACAGATTTGCCTGTGATTTGGCGTCGCAGCTTTGCCAGCCACGTTCCCCGCGGTGTGTGCGGAGTGGAGTGGTTGTGGTGCCGGGTTGCTCGTGTACCGCTTCAGGGCGTCGCCACTCCCTTCTCCATGAATGGAATGTGCGCTGCGCATCTTGTAGCCACAAGCGTAAAGAGCTTCCGATACGGTTAAGCACGTAGATTtctgcttgagtcaagcattttgaccgattaaaaagtttgcttgatgcttgatcGAAGCATTTACGCACTTGatacgattttatatttttgcttgacgcgccagcagcttgatcaagcaaaacaaatctacgaGCGCCTTGACGTCAACGTCAAGCCGCTTaaccgtctcggaagctcttgACAATCTGCGTCTCCATGAACGAGACTCTCTCAAGCTTACCTGCTTGTAGAAGCGGTGGAGGAGGACCGCCTCGCCGCCCGCAGTCGCTCCCCGGCCACACTGGCGGCGCGACGTCGCACTTCCTCCTGCTCCACCGCCAGCCGTAAGATGCGCCCGCGCATCTCGCCCTCTTCGCATATATCTGTGCAGGCGAAGAACTTTTTAACaccaaaaaacttttttttaatggaatAGTAATAAAGTGATGTATATAAGTAACGTACCAGCCGGCGTTTCATCGTGCTTATTCCTTACATTGAGATCAGCGCCATATTGTACTAACAGTTCCAAAACTTCCAACTGCAACAAACAAAGATGTGTGAATAATGCAAACAGGTTGCACATACGCCTTGTAACTACACAACACGATACATTTGGTGCCGGAAAATATTTCTGGAGATAAAATCTTAGGATTTGTTTTGAGTTTAAGTGTGGGAATAGCAAATGTGTTTTGACATTAATATATACGTACAACATTTTCCAATTCCACACagacaaaaaaaatatcataaaaatatactcatatcatactcataagcacactctcacacacgcatacacactcacatacaatcatacacacactgttgtaattttattttattattgtatatacctacatttattctaactctattctgttaaaatagtttaattataattttaagtaatctcttttggccttctgttatacctagatttaaatttaaataataattatgtatttacgctgttgattactttcaaataaacaaaataaaataaaaaaataaaacaaatgctGCGTCGTCGTTGTCAACTGATAaaagtccacagctggacatagcatgtcacggttttgcgccgcctgaatcccgcggctccctgcaacccgtttgatgtcgtctttacgcctagtggggggtctaacgacgctgcgctttctggttgcattacagcaccttgggaccccatcaAAGAGTGGGCGACCTTTTCTCTTTAAAACTCACATGTCCCCAGCAAGCGGCGGCGTGGACCGGCTGCCACATGTCGTGGTCCACCACGTCCGTGGAAGCGCGATGCTCCAACAGAAACTCTACCACTTTGATGTACCCGTTGGCGGCTGCTACGTGCAACTGAAACAAAGAATTTAAGATTAGCTAGAagtataaaaatctatttaaagtTACTATACACAACATCAAAAATAGCATATTACATACAATCAAATACAAtcgtagtttgacagctacattTGTTAAAGTTAACTATTGACAAAAATAATTCCTGGGGGCCTACCACTACGGTTAgaggtacaaaattatttatagacaTTAGTCTATACCAAATTTTTTACTGCTTGTagcttggctacaatcagactTGCTAGCAAGTGAAGATGGCCCCTAAGATGGATTGCCTAAAAAATGCCTTGAAGGTAAAAGAGTAGCTATAAACAAAGGTAAAAGAGGAACCAGGTCAAAAGTTTTTGGATACACTACAGAGCTACTAAGAGATGagcatggcgaaactataagggttccaggTCAAATAGTTCTTGGATATACTAGAGCTACTAAGAGATGGACATTGCGaaactataaaggttccttgttCATTGCAGAGCCCTGAAAATGAAACTTTTTATCGAATTAGTATGCTAGAAACTACTGCGAACATTGTCACAAACAATCTCATAAACATCAATTGAAAGATCAAATAGACGATTGCTATTATTGTCGGTAACTcgatattgtaatttgtatcagCCAAAGATTGTAACAGTAATGGTCTGCTCTAATTGCTACAAattatagttataatattatgctaaaatGGTTCAATGAAGTCATAGGACGAAATTAGattctactagatgatggccgcgacttcatccgcgtggatttcggtttttgaaaatcccgtcggaactctttgatcttccgggatgaagagtagcctatgtccttccccaggatgcaagctatctctgtaccaaatttcatcaaaatcggttgaacgaatgggccgtgaaaagctagcagacagacagacacactttcgcatttataatattagtatggagtatgaaTTTGTAGTCCAGTTCAGTCTTCTTTCAAAGTGGATATTtattgttcgcgacaggtcgacatggcaatcgggctatgaggtCAGCCGTACAGggaaggacgccccgcacacccgcacagtcagAGTtttagtgtctgtctgtctgtctgctagctttttacggcccatccgttcaaccgaatttgacgaaatttagtacaggaatagtttgcatcccggggaaggacattggttacttttcatcccggaaaatcagagctcccatgggatttttaaaaatcttaatccacgcggacgaagtcgcgggcatcatctagtacatgaTAAGATACTTGCCAACGTCGCACCCTGGTTGTCCCTAGGCTCATCCAAATCCATTCCCTGCTTCACTAATTCCGCTACATCCATCAACATTTGCAATTCAGTAGCCGCCCGCGTTTCGTCTATCAACCTCTGCGTGACACCCCTAGCTGCCATTTCACTTTCTATCGCGTCTAACGTTCTTTCTTCTTCACAGATATCGTATGGCATGTTTCCATCGCCGTTCACAGCGAGAAGGTTGGCTCCGCGTTGTATTAGTATCCGAACTAAGTTTAAGTTCCCGCAAGTGGCTGCTGCGTGTAGGGGTGTCCACTTCTCGCTGTCCTCTGCGTTGACGTTGGCCCCGTTGTCTAGAAGGAGTCGCATCATAGCTTCGTTGTTGTCTATACAGCACTGGTGGAGAGCGGTCAGGCCGTCTTCGTTCGTGGCGTCAGGAGTTACGCCGCGGGCGAGTAATCGTCGTACTGAAAACAAGATTAAGTTTATCTTTAGtgataaattctaaattttatttctttacttacaaatataattaaatatccaAAAGTATTGCACTCTTGAAGCCTCATTTCTTcctaatgtggctaattctgttgtatacaaTTTCTACACTAAATTAATTAATGGCCGGTCTAAATCTGTTGTTATCCCTTTTATATGCTGCCTACGGAAAAAGATAGctttagatttagacctgtcaatttaggttagtttagagattgtgtacaacaaacAGAATCAGCCACATTGTCGGTCGTGTAAGTCGGTTGCACGAACTATTTTGTACTGCAACTCTGCCAATATTGTACGCGCAACCGACTTCAGTAGCAGTAGGAGCTAGGTATTTAGGTATAAAATACTGTTTTTATCAATTTAGTAAATAAAGTTCAAACCCTTAAAATTCAGGTCAAGTTCTATATAGAAATTAGGATTCTATAAATAGATCGATTTCGATTCAAAGTTGTAGCATTATTGATTATAATGTAACTTACTGTAATATATAATGTAACTAACTGTACAAGTTTCATTTCAATCATATCAGCAGATTATGCATGATGAATGTATTATAAcgtttaaaaatatacctacctatctattagtagaaaaaagtattataaaccgtatttttttttaaatgctgtATCTAACTAAGAATATAGACAAATTAAACATGACCAATTCCAAAGTTTCTCTTTCAAAAAGATGAAGAGCAATACTTGTTAAAACCATCGACTAAAATAAGGTAAGGAATTCAGCTTTATAGCGACAAAAAAGAGGAATCTTGTAACACATTATTAAATTAACATATCGTGATAGTATAACCTAAGGCTAAGTATAACACAACCAATGACATCACCCATGTATGGGCACAGCTATAAATATAAGCTTTGCGCTAATCTCACATTCGCTGCGAGATTTACTTTGCAAATGATACCAATTAAGCTATTTAtgacttatttatatttttggtaAGTCCCTAAAATTATCTTTGAATGTAAATAAACCATGATATCGGTgttatgcgttttaagcaattaaatatcacttgctttaacagtgaaggaaaacatcgtgaggaaacctgaatgcctgggagttctccatgatTTTTTCAAAGTGTCTGAAGTCCGCCAATTTTCGCACTTGACGAGCTTGGTGGACTATGAGaactgaaaggagacccgtgcccacTGGAgccagtagtgggccagcgatgggttaagataatgatgacgatgaaagTCGAAAATCAGctttttcacttctcatgctcgttaAATTATTCTTTATGCCCAGTATAAGCGGACTAAAACTGCCTTTTATGCTCTGTGCTAAGTGTTGTATGGAAATTTCTATAGTGCCTAAGCCTAGCTGGTACTTGATTGATGTAAGATACAGTTGGTGTCACGTCATAAGGTCTCCgaccttgaacttgcgcagtggtTGATATATCGATTACGTATTTGGTGTCTCGTTAAAAGGCCTCTGACCttatacctgcgcagtgggtgatttatcaaTATATGTATGTGTACACAATGACCAGAAGAGGTGAAGTATGAGAGTGAGCTCACCCACTGTTCGCGGTCGCGTATCAGTgtttcatttcctcgcaatcgaaatgaaaagcagagtgtataactcggtcataaaacccattttatgcccttgttgtacaatctactacTTTCAATTGACGTGAAAGTGCACTTGACGTCATTGTGCCATAAGACACAAAATAgagataaaaaaattaccttcgTCGATGTCATTCCTCGCAGCGCGGCGGCTTCTAGCAGCATGACGCTATCGCTGAAGTATATGCTACGTTTGTTAATCATttctcgcttcgctcgcgcctttaccttttccttttgttacCATTTACTCATACCACTTACCTATATTTATGGTTTAATACCAAGCTAAgcaaatatcatcatcatatcagTAACCCTGTCTTCAGCTTTCTTCATTCAATTTATTCGGacaaaatatttaacaaatatAATCACCTTCATCGATGTCATTCCTCGTGACGCCTCGAGCAGCAAGAAAAGTTGTAGTTCAATCCTAAATTTACCTTCGTCGAGACTCAGAAAGACTAGAAGCCAGAGCAAtccttaaaaaaattaccttcgTCGATGTCATTCCTCGCGGCGGCTTCTAGCAGCATGACGCTATCACTGAAGTATATGCTACGTTTGTTGCTCTTTTCGCGTTTCGCTCGCGCTCGCGCCCACTCCTTTTCCCTTTGCTGCCATAGTTTTAGCTGCTGCATGCGGCGTCTGTAAAAGGCAAAAGCGACTCTTATAAATCGGTATGAGGCGTAGGATTGAATTTCGTCAATTAGTTACGATTGGATTTAGGTATTGTAATTAAGAGAATGAGATAGGCTTTAGCATAAGGCTTCACTTGTGAaagatttttaagtaattatataaaattttcaaaaattatatttttacattttatattattttctaagattatctaaatgataaaagagcgtggattagacctgcagctcgttccggcaacgcacaagactgcaaatactattttatacatggcataatcttgtacctatatcaaatatttgaaaaggccaaccgccgagttttttgctggttcttctcggtaggaaaggcattccgaaccagtggtagatgcatccgactattcgtaagtacttgtaaaagtttatacgaataaaaaagatattttttttaaaaccttgaAAAATTAAATCGTCTAAGCATAAAACTCATAATCGATATGCTCCTACAGTATacggattaaggagttggaacTTATCCTTAATCCTGAAAAGCAATTCATTGTTGATTTGTCAGTATGAAATTGGCATCAACTACTATAGAAATTTTTGGTTTTGTATTGTATACAAATTACACAGGCGGATAGAAGGAATAATTGGACAGAGCGTGCGGTGGCTCGCAATAAACGACAATATTTGTTTAAACTGTTTATTGCCACGACCGCTAATGTGGAAGGCACACATCACAAGGCCAACCCTGCAGAACATAGGAGCATTTATGTAAATGTTACAGTTTGGATCGAATGGTGGAGAGTTTTAATAGTATAAGATTTCTTCTCGCAAAACTCAAATAATTTaagtatgtagattgtagaattGTAGATACCTTACTTATTCGAGTTTTGTCCCATATTGGCAAAAAAAGAACACTTGAACCACtcaaggcggtcactgaaaatcagcgttggggcgtctggtacctcagatattcgCCATAGAGGTTAGTGTCTGAGGGGGCCCAACAACGCCTCAACACAGGCTGAATGGCCTACCTGTACGAGGTTTTGCACTGCTGTATAGGACGCTATTACCTACACCAtgccagagataatatattaaacaagtttaatatattatctgtgACCATGCAtatgatacctcgaataaacattattctattctattcataaatgcgaaaataaatctatctatctatatgttatttttagggttcaaaaaagaaacccttataggatcacttcgttgtctgtctgtctgtcgcgtctgtcaagacccgtcaagggaaaaCCTatgtaacgcgtaaaatttaactcctcacgcgccattttaactttttgtgtccatgtcaaaagtacgattttagtacttattttaaaggtgaaccgtgctTATGACACGACAATTGACCCAAagggttaaaatggcgcatgaggagtcattttgtacggactatagcgTAGGTTCTTTCgagtgacctagaatcatctttggcaggtagcaatatcTGTCATCCGCCAAagcattatccaccccttttacatgcatatcctctttcacgcaatttATCCAACTTTTCATTGGTCTTTCTCTCCTGTTTTTTCCTTCCACGTGCATATTACTTTTTGACTCTTgataaactaatattttttatcaagcGGATttctgataaataaaaatatttccacTAACTCACAGTTGGTAATGCCAGTAATTTGATCAGAGTAGTCAATATCTTTTGCAATATTATTACGATAAAGAGTTAAAGACCATGTAAAGGTCAAGgtgcaaaaataatattgtcttCATTTATCTTTTTTGCAGCACTTAATTGCAATAATTAGTAGAATAAGTAATGCATATTAACGGTTTACCTACTTTACTTAACCATTGACTGTCCTAGACAATAATAAGAGTATcaataactaaatatataaaaggaaaaggtgactgactgactgatctatcaacgcacagttaaaactactggacagatcgggctgaaactgacgtaggcatccgctaagaatgtatttttgaaaattcaatccctaaggtgTGAAGTGAagtaggtgtttgaaatttgtctagtccacgcggacgaagtggcgaacataagctagttcgcTATAATCCGACAAAACACAGGCAAATCCGTATGGTACAACGTGCAAGATGCGATATGCACCACCCACtctcccactactaaagaagcaggaaaagcaagcaatacacaaAACCAACACACAAACCCACGAAACATGTTCCATACATTTAATTCATTGCGTGTTAACCTTAACAAGttcataatataagtaggtaatgtaaACTGGATCGATGCATAAATAACTGAGTGCCGTTAAGCGgagaattttattaaaatgaaattaaaatattacgtgTGTGTGCTTTAAAAATCAACAAGCCAGAGACGCATAACTTATCACACAAGATCAAAGTCAAACCGGTTGCGTAGAACGGTGACATGTGAGCCAATGTATCCAGGATAATATACGACTGTATTAGGGCTTGAAAATCGGACTACTTTTCAGCTCCGGTCGGGCTTCGATGCCCAGTGTTCCAATTCCGGAGTTTCGGCgccatattaaaaaattgaatgtgaataaataaaaagcgtttgatttaaatatttttgaagtctgttaagcaattgaatgaaaaataattagtaagattttctagggttccgtacctcaaaaggaaaaaaggaatccgaaaaccgtgaatttgtggttac
This window harbors:
- the MYPT-75D gene encoding protein phosphatase 1 regulatory subunit 16A isoform X3 — protein: MQQLKLWQQREKEWARARAKREKSNKRSIYFSDSVMLLEAAARNDIDEVRRLLARGVTPDATNEDGLTALHQCCIDNNEAMMRLLLDNGANVNAEDSEKWTPLHAAATCGNLNLVRILIQRGANLLAVNGDGNMPYDICEEERTLDAIESEMAARGVTQRLIDETRAATELQMLMDVAELVKQGMDLDEPRDNQGATLLHVAAANGYIKVVEFLLEHRASTDVVDHDMWQPVHAAACWGHLEVLELLVQYGADLNVRNKHDETPADICEEGEMRGRILRLAVEQEEVRRRAASVAGERLRAARRSSSTASTSRVRSVRRTSLREKQLAAKADARGEARLRETFDSAVDDEYQGLTNGVENDQNTANVPADLSHTRLSISSTTSNQSYDSGNVDYALPKHSYSHQKGSLRTNDAIDSNDNLTFNQPKISNPLFGVNAASHYSPGPLHENETKLFERSLPNGVRKAPEGQDNEGYKTEDAIDGRKELVVNSNPIAIAEGGTATYTTDNNGKINVHVTVMINAGTLADLKKQRAQIRTNGSPVENSLNSTTNPSLNSIPEGKPDTQIQISPPTLTPGTAIVPRFSGNTSEVVGDTKSRRCCIIM
- the MYPT-75D gene encoding protein phosphatase 1 regulatory subunit 16A isoform X2 translates to MEHADLVSEMAQVEHLTTQERLHLARRRRMQQLKLWQQREKEWARARAKREKSNKRSIYFSDSVMLLEAAARNDIDEVRRLLARGVTPDATNEDGLTALHQCCIDNNEAMMRLLLDNGANVNAEDSEKWTPLHAAATCGNLNLVRILIQRGANLLAVNGDGNMPYDICEEERTLDAIESEMAARGVTQRLIDETRAATELQMLMDVAELVKQGMDLDEPRDNQGATLLHVAAANGYIKVVEFLLEHRASTDVVDHDMWQPVHAAACWGHLEVLELLVQYGADLNVRNKHDETPADICEEGEMRGRILRLAVEQEEVRRRAASVAGERLRAARRSSSTASTSRVRSVRRTSLREKQLAAKADARGEARLRETFDSAVDDEYQGLTNGVENDQNTANVPADLSHTRLSISSTTSNQSYDSGNVDYALPKHSYSHQKGSLRTNDAIDSNDNLTFNQPKISNPLFGVNAASHYSPGPLHENETKLFERSLPNGVRKAPEGQDNEGYKTEDAIDGRKELVVNSNPIAIAEGGTATYTTDNNGTLADLKKQRAQIRTNGSPVENSLNSTTNPSLNSIPEGKPDTQIQISPPTLTPGTAIVPRFSGNTSEVVGDTKSRRCCIIM
- the MYPT-75D gene encoding protein phosphatase 1 regulatory subunit 16A isoform X1, whose protein sequence is MEHADLVSEMAQVEHLTTQERLHLARRRRMQQLKLWQQREKEWARARAKREKSNKRSIYFSDSVMLLEAAARNDIDEVRRLLARGVTPDATNEDGLTALHQCCIDNNEAMMRLLLDNGANVNAEDSEKWTPLHAAATCGNLNLVRILIQRGANLLAVNGDGNMPYDICEEERTLDAIESEMAARGVTQRLIDETRAATELQMLMDVAELVKQGMDLDEPRDNQGATLLHVAAANGYIKVVEFLLEHRASTDVVDHDMWQPVHAAACWGHLEVLELLVQYGADLNVRNKHDETPADICEEGEMRGRILRLAVEQEEVRRRAASVAGERLRAARRSSSTASTSRVRSVRRTSLREKQLAAKADARGEARLRETFDSAVDDEYQGLTNGVENDQNTANVPADLSHTRLSISSTTSNQSYDSGNVDYALPKHSYSHQKGSLRTNDAIDSNDNLTFNQPKISNPLFGVNAASHYSPGPLHENETKLFERSLPNGVRKAPEGQDNEGYKTEDAIDGRKELVVNSNPIAIAEGGTATYTTDNNGKINVHVTVMINAGTLADLKKQRAQIRTNGSPVENSLNSTTNPSLNSIPEGKPDTQIQISPPTLTPGTAIVPRFSGNTSEVVGDTKSRRCCIIM
- the MYPT-75D gene encoding protein phosphatase 1 regulatory inhibitor subunit 16B isoform X4; this encodes MMRLLLDNGANVNAEDSEKWTPLHAAATCGNLNLVRILIQRGANLLAVNGDGNMPYDICEEERTLDAIESEMAARGVTQRLIDETRAATELQMLMDVAELVKQGMDLDEPRDNQGATLLHVAAANGYIKVVEFLLEHRASTDVVDHDMWQPVHAAACWGHLEVLELLVQYGADLNVRNKHDETPADICEEGEMRGRILRLAVEQEEVRRRAASVAGERLRAARRSSSTASTSRVRSVRRTSLREKQLAAKADARGEARLRETFDSAVDDEYQGLTNGVENDQNTANVPADLSHTRLSISSTTSNQSYDSGNVDYALPKHSYSHQKGSLRTNDAIDSNDNLTFNQPKISNPLFGVNAASHYSPGPLHENETKLFERSLPNGVRKAPEGQDNEGYKTEDAIDGRKELVVNSNPIAIAEGGTATYTTDNNGKINVHVTVMINAGTLADLKKQRAQIRTNGSPVENSLNSTTNPSLNSIPEGKPDTQIQISPPTLTPGTAIVPRFSGNTSEVVGDTKSRRCCIIM